AAGGCCGGCAATGCCGGCTTTCCTTTTGCTCCACCGATCCCGAAGGTCGCCCATCACCTGCGGCATTGTCCAGGCTTGATAGAACCGCCCGGTTCGCTCTATGAAGCCGGCATGTCGATTTGGGACCGCCTTGGCGACTTCATCGCTCGTGTTTCGTCGTCGGCGTCCTCGGGCGTCGCGGATGTCGTCGAAGCCGTGCGTACCGTGTTTTCCGGCGATCCGGACCTGCGCCGGCGCGTTGCCTTCTCGGTGGCCATGATCGCGCTCTCCGCCAAGATGGCCAAGGCAGACGGCATCGTCACCCAGGACGAGGTGCGCGCCTTCCAGGAAATCTTCGAGGTGCCGCCGAGCGAGACACGCAACGTGGCGCGGCTTTACGATATCGCCAAGCAGGATGTCGCCGGATTCGAGACCTATGCCCAGCGCATGGCGCAGCTTTGCGGCTCCGGCCATGCAAACTGCATGATGCTGGAAGACATACTCGACGGGTTGTTCCACATCGCCAAGGC
This region of Mesorhizobium sp. M2A.F.Ca.ET.046.03.2.1 genomic DNA includes:
- a CDS encoding DnaJ family molecular chaperone codes for the protein MSIWDRLGDFIARVSSSASSGVADVVEAVRTVFSGDPDLRRRVAFSVAMIALSAKMAKADGIVTQDEVRAFQEIFEVPPSETRNVARLYDIAKQDVAGFETYAQRMAQLCGSGHANCMMLEDILDGLFHIAKADGLIHEQEGQFLHRIAEIFQIDEAHYEAILSRHVDLGAADPYVVLGIERGRPFEEIRKRYRKLISDNHPDRLIARGLPQEFIKIATTRVAAINAAYERIERGLRHA